A segment of the Carya illinoinensis cultivar Pawnee chromosome 1, C.illinoinensisPawnee_v1, whole genome shotgun sequence genome:
GCCTCCACTCGCTTTGTGAGTCTACATCCTCACCCCACGTAGCCTCCAGGCCCGACCACCACGAGGCCCTTGAGGCTGACTTTGTGTGGCCCTTCGGCGAGCTTCGTGGCATTGACCGCGACGACATCCGGGAAACTGCATACGAGATATTCTTCACTGCGTGTCGGTCATCCCCGGGATTCGGAGGTCGTAATGCGCTCACGTTCTACTCCTCGAATAACCTCCAAGAAAACAACGGGGACGGGTCCGGGGGCCAGAAGCCGTATGGGGTGGTGATGAGCCCGACGAGCCGGGTGAAGCGGGCACTCGGGTTGAAGATGCTAAAACGGTCACCGTCGAAGAGGATGTCGGGTGTGGGGGCAGGTGGCACCTCTGCTGGGACGAACCCTCCGTCCCCTATAGCACACGGGAGTAGCGGCTTGTCGTTCACGGTGCCACAGCCGTTGAGGCCGAGACGGCCAATGACATCAGCGGAGATCATGAGGCAGCAAATGCGAGTGACGGAGCAGAGTGATACCCGGCTTCGGAAGACGCTAATGAGGACCCTCGTTGGCCACGTACGTATTGAAATGAGTTGTTGGCATAGGTTAATGTTGTTTTCTTGTTCTTATAATTTAGTTACCTTGTTGGTTTTCTATACATTTATGCTTGCATAAAAAGTGAtgttcttataatatttttaaattttaagatttttcgTTTTTTGAATCCTTGGCTTTTCCGTCAGCATCATAAATTAAGGTATAAGCTGAAAGGATCATAAAATATGAGATCATGATCGATCCCATTAAAACAGTACTCCTACCCGTTgtttcatctatatatatataataggtcaGGAGTACTTGTAAAACACGTTTATGTAGTTGGATTAAATAGGTTTCTTACAAAAATGATATgattgtttaaaataaaataaaaaaacttgattaataaataattaaatgcatatagacaaaaaaacaaactttagcagatatttttagataatgataagtcggtaagtataataattacatatttggatacataaaataaaaagatcagTTCAAAATTAAAGTCATTATACATtagaataacataaataaataaaaatagcattATTGTCACCACAATAAATACTATCACCATATTCAAAGAACGCATAAGATTTGAGACTTTTTTTAGAATGTTGGTCAATAAATCTAAATCATgtgttttaatataatttttttttttaatctcaacatATTTGACCAGATCTTGTCTAGATctgagtgtttttttttgtgaatttttttttttttgttttgtatttgttGTTCTTTATTGTCCTTCATTTCCTATGGATCTAGACATTTATATTCAGATTAAGATCTAAGTGTTTTAGAGAAATGTGTGAGAGGGTGGATTTGAGGGGGGGATAGGTAGAGAGACCGGCATTGAAAAGTGGGAGAGAGATtcgagatgagaagaaaaaaagaatcagGAATGAGAGAGAAATGCAGAAAAAGATAATtgtatctttaaaataaaaaaataattaacggACTTAACGAAAAAATAAGCAATTAGATAactacttattataatagaatatatatatatatatatatatacaagaagtTATACTCCCACATGCACCATTGGTTCGCTGGTTTCAATTAGCTAGTAGCTTTTTGTCACTTTACTTACAAggattaaaaaaagagagagaaaatagagagatacTGTCAATTTTTGtcaaatctatatatatttaatttgttatcatAAGGTATGAAGTATCCGATCCATGAAgtcaatttataagatttttataacaaaattgTAAGTGTCAAGTATTTTGCAAATATAAAGTCCATGATCTAATGCTAtattatttgtaaaataatacaCACACTTGCGTATTCGTAACTGCACACAGCTACTTTTAACACTTCTCGTTTCTAACTTTTTCTTGGCGTGAAACAGATGGGTAGACGTGCAGAGACAATAATTCTCCCAATAGAGCTCCTTCGCCATCTAAAGCCACCCGAATTCAATGATTTCCATGAGTATCATCTCTGGCAACAGCGGCAGCTTAAAATCCTTGAGGCAGGGCTTCTCCTCCACCCTTCAATCCCTCTAGAAAAGCCAAACACCTCTGCCATGCGTCTAAGGGAGATTATCAGAGCTGGAGAGACAACACCAATAGACATCGGGAAGAATTCCGACACCATGAGAACACTTGGCAATGCTGTGGCTTCGTTATCGTGGCGAAGTCCAAATGGAACTCCCACGGATGTTTGCCACTGGGCAGATGGATTCCCTCTCAACATCCACATCTAcaatgctcttcttcaatcAATCTTTGACCTCAAGGATGAGACACTAGTCCTTGACGAGGTTGATGAGCTTCTAGAGCTAATGAAGAAGACGTGGTCAACATTGGGAATCACTCGACCTCTGCACAATGTGTGTTTTACTTGGGTGCTATTTCAACAGTATGTTTTGACTGCACAGATAGAACCAGACCTTCTTTGTGCTTCCCAGGCTATGCTGTTAGAAGTAGCAAATGATGTCAAGAGACCAAACCGAGAGTCCGCATATGTCAAGATCCTATCCTCGGTATTGACTTCGATGCAAGGGTGGGCAGAGAAGAGATTGCTTAAATACCATAACTATTTCCAGCGGGGAAATGTTGGCCAAGTTGAAAACCTTCTTCCTTTGGTGTTGTCGGCCTCAAGGATTTTAGGGGAAGATGTTACAATCACGGAAGGGGCAGGACGAGAGGAAGGAGAGATAACTTTGGTGGATTCGTCTGGGGATCGTCTTGGCCACTATATTCGGTCATCCTTGAAAAGCGCATTTGCCAAGGTTTGTTATTTAGACCCTCTCCAAATTTCTAGTTCAAGTTTTTGCATAATGCGTAGTCATTGTAGTCTTTGATTGATAACGACAGATAATCAAAACTCGgaacataaaaaatatgaaacaagAAGCAAGCAAGGCTCTATTTCAATTAGCCGAGGAAACTGAAGATTTGGCATTGAAGGAGAGGGAAATCTTCAGTCCAGTACTTAAGAGATGGCACCCAACTTCGGCTGCAGTTGCTGCCGTGACGTTGCATAATTGCTATGGTGCTGTGTTGAAACAATATTTAGGCGGGGTGTTCAAGCTCACAACTGAGACAGTCGGGGTATTTCAGAGGACGAGAAAACTGGAAAAGCTATTGGTCCAAATGGTTGTAGAAGACTCGGCTGACTGTGATGATGGGGGCAAAGCAATAGTACGAGAGATGGATCCATATGAAGTTGATTCAATCATATTGAACCTCTTGAAAAGATGGATTGACGAGAGGTTGCAGAAAGGGAAAGAGTGTCTCCAACGAGCAAAAGAATCCGAAGTAAGTTTCTTTACTTCAGATAAATTTTGCAAAGAATCTAGATTAGCTTTTGAAGAGTGAGCAAACCTCTAAGTGGGTCGGGTACCATAGACTGAATGGTTACAATTTGTGTTGCAGACATGGAATCCGAAGTCCAAATCAGAGCCGTATGCGCAATCAGTTGTCGAGTTAATGACGTTAGCCAAGGAAACTGTAAATGACTTCTTTGAAatcccaatagaaattacgGAAGATTTAGTCTTTGATCTTGCAGATGGTTTGGAGAATCAGTTCCAGGAATATGCTACATTTGTTGCATCATGTGGTAAGATCTTTCTCTTCGTTGGTTTTTCACCTAATAGTAGTATTATGTgctgcattttttgtttttgtttaatctttttccctttaatGGGAACTCCTGCATTGGCAGAAAATTCCTCTTCCTCTCAAAGTTATCTGGTGGTATTGGTACCAAGAGCATTAGAGAAATGCATGACATTTTTATTTGCAATAGCGCAAAGATTTAGAAATGTCATGCATTAGCAcaatttttattgcaattctcTAAAAGATTTAGAAGAATTGTGCCAACTATATTGCTTCTtccttacttctaacatatatTTTCAGGTTCAAAAAAGATCTATATCCCCACACTTCCTCCTCTGACTAGATGCAATCGAGGCTCAAAGTTCCTTCAATTGTGGAAGAAAGCTGGCCCATGCGGTGCGGGTGCAGAGGAGTGGCACCAAAATGGAGCAAATGAAGATCACAGTACTCAATCATCAACAAGCCGAGGAACACAACGCCTCTACATCCGCCTTAACACCCTGCATTATCTTCTTTCCTACCTTCACTCCCTTGACAAAACCATCTCCCTCTCCCCGCGAACGGTTCCTTCAACTCGCAAACGTTTTGCCAATGGCCGAAGGTCCAATAACAATTCCTCTTCATACTTTGATCTTGTAACCACATCCATCCAAGCATCCTGCCAACGTATCTCAGAAGTAGCTGCTTACCGCCTTGTCTTCCACGACTCAAACTCTATCTTCTATGATAGTCTCTACGTCGAAGATGTAGCCAATGCACGGATTCAACCAACATTGGGCATTCTCAAACAGAATCTCACTCTTATGACTACAATTCTCACAGACCGAGCCCAAGCCCTGGCAATAAAAGAAGTCATGAAGGCCTCGTTCGAGGCATACCTTATGGTTTTGCTTGCTGGAGGAAGCTCTcgtgttttctttcattctgatcacGAGATACTAGAGGAGGATTTCAAGGCGTTGAAGCAGGTTTTCTGCGCTTGCGGAGAAGGATTGATAGCAGAGGAAGTGGTGGAGCGGGAGGCCGAGATTGCAGAAGGGGTAATAGCATTGATGGGTATGTACACAGAACAACTGGTTGAAGATTTCAGCATTGTGACTTGTGAAACGAGTGGGATTGGAGTTTTGGGTTCAGGGCAAAAGTTACCGATGCCTCCAACAACTGGAAGGTGGAATAGAGCGGATCCGAACACAATACTGAGGGTGTTGTGTTATAGGAGTGATGCAGTAGCAAATAAGTTCTTGAAGAGGACATTCCAATTAGCTAAAAGGAGATGAAGACATTTGTTTTCGTGTATATTTGAAGCAGAGAGATTGGATTTGTGATCTGATTCAAATGCTGGCAGCTTCCAGCCGTTACTGTGAAAAAACACTAATCAAGCAAATGTTTGGGGTTCATAATTAGGTGTTTCCTTAACTTTGAATGCGAATATCAAGAAACTTGCTGTAGGTCGAGAGAGAGGGCTTTAATGTACTATCTTAGGCCAATTTGTCGATCGTATGCACTGTTTAGACCAAAGTATGTTTATAGTGACAATACTGCATGTGGTGGAAATGGAGgatttgtctctctctctctctctctctctctctctctctctctctctcaattatgtTGATCGCTGTCATAACAAAATGATTTCAAAAGCTGAACACATTTGTGTGATAAAGGATATCAATATTTGGAAGACTCCACGAAGGAAGGCATCAGTTAAGCCGAAGGCGATAtgcatatgtgtgtgtgtgatatagttaGAAAGTGGTAATGCTAGATATATCTAGTGTGTACACGTGtataaattaaatatgtgaattttaaatttatcttctttttttaaatgaatggaGTATGTTATATGAgaattgtacaaattatttatttttaaaaagtaattgatgcaTGAGGTAACTAAGGTTATTGTGAAAATACAGCATAAACTAATTACAAGATTCAGGCAGAAAGGATAAttacttttcttgaaaaaacaaaCGGCAGAAAAGATAATTAAGGGAAAGGGTAGAAATAACAAGTAGGGAAGGGAAAATCCACAATGCGCTAATAATCCTTGGGTCCATCAGGCATCAGCCGAAAGAAGATAGGATTATGACCCATTCTTCATTTAGTACCGTAAAGAAAGAAAGTACCAGTAGAACCAAAGTTGATTAATATTAATTGTTACTTAACTCAATATTTGGTGAAGTATATGGGACTTTTGGCAGTGGTCTTTTGTGTTCTTGGCATTCACGCCCCTAAATACTTTTTCTATTATCAAGATGGTGCAAACGTTACATTCTCTTGACTCAGGTAAAGCAAAATCGACCATAGAATATCTTAATCCAAAAGC
Coding sequences within it:
- the LOC122276659 gene encoding protein unc-13 homolog — its product is MGLHSLCESTSSPHVASRPDHHEALEADFVWPFGELRGIDRDDIRETAYEIFFTACRSSPGFGGRNALTFYSSNNLQENNGDGSGGQKPYGVVMSPTSRVKRALGLKMLKRSPSKRMSGVGAGGTSAGTNPPSPIAHGSSGLSFTVPQPLRPRRPMTSAEIMRQQMRVTEQSDTRLRKTLMRTLVGHMGRRAETIILPIELLRHLKPPEFNDFHEYHLWQQRQLKILEAGLLLHPSIPLEKPNTSAMRLREIIRAGETTPIDIGKNSDTMRTLGNAVASLSWRSPNGTPTDVCHWADGFPLNIHIYNALLQSIFDLKDETLVLDEVDELLELMKKTWSTLGITRPLHNVCFTWVLFQQYVLTAQIEPDLLCASQAMLLEVANDVKRPNRESAYVKILSSVLTSMQGWAEKRLLKYHNYFQRGNVGQVENLLPLVLSASRILGEDVTITEGAGREEGEITLVDSSGDRLGHYIRSSLKSAFAKIIKTRNIKNMKQEASKALFQLAEETEDLALKEREIFSPVLKRWHPTSAAVAAVTLHNCYGAVLKQYLGGVFKLTTETVGVFQRTRKLEKLLVQMVVEDSADCDDGGKAIVREMDPYEVDSIILNLLKRWIDERLQKGKECLQRAKESETWNPKSKSEPYAQSVVELMTLAKETVNDFFEIPIEITEDLVFDLADGLENQFQEYATFVASCGSKKIYIPTLPPLTRCNRGSKFLQLWKKAGPCGAGAEEWHQNGANEDHSTQSSTSRGTQRLYIRLNTLHYLLSYLHSLDKTISLSPRTVPSTRKRFANGRRSNNNSSSYFDLVTTSIQASCQRISEVAAYRLVFHDSNSIFYDSLYVEDVANARIQPTLGILKQNLTLMTTILTDRAQALAIKEVMKASFEAYLMVLLAGGSSRVFFHSDHEILEEDFKALKQVFCACGEGLIAEEVVEREAEIAEGVIALMGMYTEQLVEDFSIVTCETSGIGVLGSGQKLPMPPTTGRWNRADPNTILRVLCYRSDAVANKFLKRTFQLAKRR